Genomic window (Nitrospirales bacterium LBB_01):
GACTGTTGCCAAAAACCTCTGACATAAACGCCTTATTGGCCACAAAATGAGGGGAATCCTCATTTTGTCTCAAAGCGCCCAGAATCAACTCCTTCTTCTGGGTTAGCTCTGTGTCGGAAAATGCAGGATGTAACATGCAATCGGCAAAGATTTCAAATGCTCTGTTGAAATCTTTTTTAAGAGCCGAGAGTCTTATTGAAGTGTAGTCAGCCTCAGAGTTTACCTCTAAAGAGGCGCCCATAAACTCTATCTCCTCTATGATTTCCTTAGATGAGTGCCCCTTAGTGCCCTCAAGCAGCATCTCTGCTACAAGGTGCGATAGCCCCGCCTTAGCTGCAGACTCGTCCAGCTTTGAGGCTGCAACAATCATCTCAAGTTTCACTATGGGAAGATTATGCCTCTCTGACACTATAACCCTTAATCCATTCGGTAACACCTCACGCCGCCCCTCCACTGCCTCTAAAACGCCCGGTATTAAAGCCCCTATAAATAGAACTATAAGCGCTGCTGCTATGCAGTATATGTTAAATGTTTGTTTTCTAATTTTCATACCATGCCTCTCCTCATAAAAAAATATCACTCTGGTATCAGAACTCCAACAGTTCTGTTTGCAGGCACAAAGTATTTCTTTGCTACCCTCATAACGTCATCTGCGGTGACTTTGCGAATCTCCTTAAGGTACGCCTCCTTAAGTTGCCGGTTTCCGAGCATTTCGTACATACCAAGAATTTCAGCCTGAAAGAAAATCGAGTCCTGTCCCATTACAAAGGTAGATTCAACCATGTTTTTTGCCTTCTGTAGTTCACGCTCTGAGAGCGGCTCATTTTTTAGTTTTTCAAGTTCTGTGTTCAATGCCTTCTCAAATTTTTCAATGTCCTCCATGTTTTTGGTGGTACCTCCCACATAAAACAGGTATGGGTCAATGTACAGGCCGCTGTATGAGGCAAAGGCATTGAAGGCAATTCGCTGCTCTTTTACCAGATTGCGGTAAAGCCGTCCGCTTTTTCCTGAAAGCGCTATGGTTAATACATCCACAGCGTAGCTGTCCTTATCTGGCACAGAAGGCACGTGGTAAGCCATAATAAGATACGGCAATTTGGCCTGTTTCTTAAGAACTATGCGTTTTTCCTCTGTCTGAGCAGGTTCTGTTACAGTTACAGGCTCTTTGACAGGCCCTTGTTTGATTTTCCCAAAGTGTTTATTAAGTTTCTCCATAATTTTATCAGAGTCAACATCGCCGGCAATTATTATAACCGCATTGTCCGGACTGTAGTATGTCTTATAGTAGCGATACAGCTCATCGCGAGAGATATTTTCAATGTCACGCATCCATCCTATTACAGGATTGCCGTAAGGGTGCCGTGTAAAGGCCTTAGCGGTAAGCTCCTCTACAAGCAAATCCTGCGGGTCGTCGTCGGTTCTCAGTCTGCGCTCCTCCATGACCACCTTTCGCTCCGAATTGACGGCCTCCTCCCGCAAAGCCAGGTTAGACATCCTGTCAGCCTCCATCTCTATAGAAATGTCTATCCTGTCTGAGGCCACCGTTTGATAGTACATGGTATAGTTTTGTGTTGTAAAGGCGTTGTCTATGCCTCCGTTTTTCTGTATCAGGTTTGAGAATACCTTAGAGCCGTAATTTTTGGTTCCCTTAAACATCATATGCTCAAGGAAATGACTGATACCGGTCTTTCCTGCTTTTTCGTTTCTTGATCCAACCCTGTACCACACCTGAAAGGTTGCTATCGGGCTTCTATGATCCTCAATGATTATCACCTTTAGGCCGTTTGAAAGTATATAAGTTTTTGCATTGTCTGTGGCGTCTATGTCTTTGATGTAACTGTATATGTCACGGTTTTCATCTAAGCCTGCACACGAAAAGAGCGGCAACATAAAAAGGAGCCCTGTTATAAAAATAAAAAATCTGCTGCGAGGGTTAAATTTATTCAATTTGCGGAACAGTTTCATCAATCACCTCCTGGTTTTTTATCAATTCGATCTTAACTTTTGCAACCCTTGTGTGAACAACCTCAACAACTGTGAGTTTCATATCGGGCAGCTCTATTGTTTCACCACTTTTGGGGATTTTCTGAAGTGTGGTCAATACAAATCCTGCAAGTGTGTCATATTGGGGGGACTCGGGAAGTTCTATTTCATAGTCATCTTTTAAGTCTCTTATGTTAATTGACGCATAGACAATGTAGGTGCTGTTGCCTAACTCTATGACAGGCTGTTCTGTGTCGTGTTCGTCTCTGATTTCTCCAACAATTTCCTCAAGCAGATCCTCAATTGTGACAATTCCAGTTACCAATCCATGCTCATTAACAGCGATAGCCATGTGCATGCGTTTTCTTCTCATATCTGCCAGAAGTGTGCTTATCATAAGAGTTTCGGGCACATAAAATGGCGGTCTCAGTAATTTTCTAAGGTTAATCTCACGATGTTTTGAAAGCATATTGCAGACGTCTTTAGTGTGAATAATGCCAAGAATGTTATTTATCTCTTTGCTATAGACGGGGTATCGTGAGTACTGTTCTTCATAGATTCTGAAAAGGACGTCTGTGAGCGGATCGTCAAGCGACAGCGCCACTACCTGACCTGTAGGCACCATAACCTCCTTGACAGATATATCGGTAAACTCAAAAACACTATGTATAAGTTCTTGTTCAGCCAGATCAAAAATTCCCCTTTCTTTACCCTCCTTTATAAGAAGCTTAATCTCCTCATGGGATATTAACGCTCTGTCCATGAAGGCAGTTTTGCCAAATGGTTTTAGGAGGAGGTTGGTGCTGGCGGCAAGAATGTTAACCACAATTGCGCTTAGTTTAGAAAATGTAGCAATAGGCTTAGCCAAAAAGAGAGCAACTTTTTCAGGAAACATAAGGGCAATGGATTTAGGAACCAGCTCGCCTAAAATAAGAGTCAGATAGGACGTCGCACAGATTACCATACCGATAGACAAGGGTTCCGCCCACCCTGATATAATCTGAACAGGCACGCCGGCAATTACAGGTTTTAGGGCCTTGATGGCTAACACGCCGCCTAAGGCTGAGGCCACAGCACCTCCTATTGTAACGCCCACCTGAACTGTTGCCAGAAATCTGTTAGGATTTTCAATGAGAGTGAGCAACGTCTTTGCTGAGCCGCTCCCCTCCTTAGCGTAAGCCTCTATCCTTGCCTTGCGAGAGGTGACTACCGCTATCTCAGCGCTTGCAAAAAAGCCGCTGAACACTATAAACACTAAAACTAATAATATTTCTATCCACATATAAGGATTAAAATCACGCTCCCCGGTACAACAACCGCTTTTGTCAGTTAGCTACAAACACAGCGCGCAGTGTCAAATTGTTTCTGTCTGAGTGCTGAGGTCACTGCACTCTATCGTTAGATTAAAGTCAGTCAAACCGTCTCCGGCACATGCCATGAGTGAGCATCCACAAGGCTATTATAAACTTATGTTAAAAAAAAATCCATAAATTTTTAATGACAATGCTGCAACAAGCAGGATAACTTAGAAAATACTAAAAAAAATGATATTTTTTTAAATAAAATATTTTATAATGCTATGGGAGTGCGGGTTAAAGTATATCCCTTTATAAGGGAGAGGAATTAGGATTAGAAGTAATAAAGAGGGATTGTAAATGCTGATAAGATGTTGGGGGTCAAGAGGCTCGATACCGGTTTCAGGTAAAGAATACTTGAAATATGGGGGAGATACGACCTGCATAGAAATTATGACAGAAAGCGGCGACAGATTAATAATTGATACTGGGTCGGGAATCAGGGAACTGGGCAAAAAATTGATTGAAGAAAACCAAACGAGATTTCATATCTTTTTTACCCATTTTCACTGGGATCATATTATGGGATTTCCCTTCTTCAGGCCGATTTATAAAGAGGGCACACAAATTGACTTCTACGGCTGTGTGTTTACTCATGAAACTATAGAAGAGATGATTTCAAAAACGATGGTGTCGCCGAATTTCCCTGTTAATTTCAATGAGGTTAAGGCTGAGTTTAAATATACTGATCTTTGTAGCGGCACTTTTCAAATAAATTCAATGACTGTAACCCCTATTCATCTCAGCCATCCAAACCAAGGACTTGGCTATAAATTTCAGGAAAACGGTAAAACTTTTGTATTCATAACAGATAATGAGCTGCGATATAAACACCCCGGCGGGTTAGACTATACGGACTACGTGGAATTTTCAAAAGGAGCGGACTTGCTCTACCATGACTCGGAGTACACCGAGGAGGAGTATCCGGAAAAAATAACCTGGGGGCACTCCATATACACAGATTCTCTTAAACTTGCCTTAGAGGCTGACGTAAAAACCTTCGGCCTGTTTCACCATAATCAAAACAGAACTGACGATGAGATAGATGCTATGGTTGAAAACTGCCGGACACAAATAAAGTCAAATAATGTTTCTACCACATGCTTTGCCGTGGAAAAAGGCAGTGTTGTA
Coding sequences:
- a CDS encoding HlyC/CorC family transporter, translated to MWIEILLVLVFIVFSGFFASAEIAVVTSRKARIEAYAKEGSGSAKTLLTLIENPNRFLATVQVGVTIGGAVASALGGVLAIKALKPVIAGVPVQIISGWAEPLSIGMVICATSYLTLILGELVPKSIALMFPEKVALFLAKPIATFSKLSAIVVNILAASTNLLLKPFGKTAFMDRALISHEEIKLLIKEGKERGIFDLAEQELIHSVFEFTDISVKEVMVPTGQVVALSLDDPLTDVLFRIYEEQYSRYPVYSKEINNILGIIHTKDVCNMLSKHREINLRKLLRPPFYVPETLMISTLLADMRRKRMHMAIAVNEHGLVTGIVTIEDLLEEIVGEIRDEHDTEQPVIELGNSTYIVYASINIRDLKDDYEIELPESPQYDTLAGFVLTTLQKIPKSGETIELPDMKLTVVEVVHTRVAKVKIELIKNQEVIDETVPQIE
- a CDS encoding MBL fold metallo-hydrolase — protein: MLIRCWGSRGSIPVSGKEYLKYGGDTTCIEIMTESGDRLIIDTGSGIRELGKKLIEENQTRFHIFFTHFHWDHIMGFPFFRPIYKEGTQIDFYGCVFTHETIEEMISKTMVSPNFPVNFNEVKAEFKYTDLCSGTFQINSMTVTPIHLSHPNQGLGYKFQENGKTFVFITDNELRYKHPGGLDYTDYVEFSKGADLLYHDSEYTEEEYPEKITWGHSIYTDSLKLALEADVKTFGLFHHNQNRTDDEIDAMVENCRTQIKSNNVSTTCFAVEKGSVVEL
- a CDS encoding insulinase family protein, whose translation is MLPLFSCAGLDENRDIYSYIKDIDATDNAKTYILSNGLKVIIIEDHRSPIATFQVWYRVGSRNEKAGKTGISHFLEHMMFKGTKNYGSKVFSNLIQKNGGIDNAFTTQNYTMYYQTVASDRIDISIEMEADRMSNLALREEAVNSERKVVMEERRLRTDDDPQDLLVEELTAKAFTRHPYGNPVIGWMRDIENISRDELYRYYKTYYSPDNAVIIIAGDVDSDKIMEKLNKHFGKIKQGPVKEPVTVTEPAQTEEKRIVLKKQAKLPYLIMAYHVPSVPDKDSYAVDVLTIALSGKSGRLYRNLVKEQRIAFNAFASYSGLYIDPYLFYVGGTTKNMEDIEKFEKALNTELEKLKNEPLSERELQKAKNMVESTFVMGQDSIFFQAEILGMYEMLGNRQLKEAYLKEIRKVTADDVMRVAKKYFVPANRTVGVLIPE